In one window of Camelina sativa cultivar DH55 chromosome 15, Cs, whole genome shotgun sequence DNA:
- the LOC109129172 gene encoding zinc finger BED domain-containing protein RICESLEEPER 2-like, which yields MEKVKLKEVLANHRGRVCFTSDLWTARGTVMSYICLTAHYIDENWHLNSKILAFCKLKSPHTGEEISNKILECLKEWGLEKNMISGSGLLCDGKLMHVRCCAHIPNLIVKKGLDLEKDVLHNIRKSVIYVKASPKRKDAFAACVKRVKIKSGAGLSLDVPTTWNSTYEMLTLPSDNEWNRGEKICELLKPFSGITTHFSGSKYPTSNVYFTQEWRIELFLRKFASCDDEDVAKLAQEMQIMFTKYWKDYSLILAMGAVLDPRMKLQMLEVAYERVNPTTSASKIKELKDNLEMLYEDYKAKSRTCSSSVSVTPNPHDWVNKSPLDDDYDNVRMLLLLLMLLLFCRIFFSLKKASELE from the exons ATGGAAAAGGTCAAGCTGAAAGAAGTACTTGCAAACCATCGTGGGCGTGTCTGTTTCACTTCAGACTTATGGACAGCTCGAGGTACAGTTATGAGTTATATTTGTTTGACTGCACACTACATTGATGAAAACTGGCACTTGAATAGCAAGATTTTGGCTTTCTGTAAACTTAAATCTCCTCACACTGGTGAAGAAATCTCTAACAAGATTCTGGAATGTTTGAAAGAATGGGGATTGGAGAAAAAT ATGATTAGTGGTAGTGGTTTATTATGTGATGGGAAACTTATGCATGTTAGATGCTGTGCCCATATTCCGAATCTGATAGTGAAGAAAGGTTTAGATCTAGAGAAAGATGTTCTGCACAACATCAGAAAGAGTGTGATATATGTTAAAGCATCTCCAAAGAGGAAAGACGCTTTTGCTGCATGTGTTAAGAGAGTAAAGATTAAGAGTGGAGCAGGGTTATCACTTGATGTTCCTACCACATGGAACTCCACATATGAGATGCTT ACTTTGCCTTCTGATAATGAATGGAATCGTGGAGAGAAAATCTGTGAGTTGTTGAAGCCGTTTAGTGGTATCACGACGCACTTTTCAGGTTCTAAGTATCCTACTTCTAATGTCTATTTTACACAAGAGTGGAGAATTGAACTGTTTCTGAGGAAATTTGCAtcttgtgatgatgaagatgtggcAAAACTGGCTCAGGAAATGCAGATTATGTTTACCAAGTATTGGAAGGATTATAGTCTTATTTTGGCAATGGGAGCTGTTTTAGACCCAAGAATGAAACTGCAAATGCTTGAAGTAGCTTATGAAAGAGTTAATCCAACTACTTCTGCATCGAAAATCAAAGAACTTAAAGACAATTTGGAGATGCTCTATGAAGATTATAAGGCTAAGTCTAGGACATGTTCTTCAAGTGTTTCTGTAACTCCAAATCCGCATGATTGGGTCAATAAATCTCCACTTGATGACGATTATGACAATGTAAGAATGTTGCTTTTGTTGCTTATGTTGCTTCTTTTCTGTAGGATCTTTTTTAGCTTGAAAAAAGCATCGGAGTTGGAGTAG